From the genome of Uranotaenia lowii strain MFRU-FL chromosome 1, ASM2978415v1, whole genome shotgun sequence, one region includes:
- the LOC129751921 gene encoding uncharacterized protein LOC129751921, whose translation MDQQLSLEQLSLKELNIDSKGLHINQFPNEILDQIFTFLNLVDRKSVSRVCLRWSKLAFAPHFMQGVVLRPNGRVANRYFEKVIKQSERVYKNIDGTELLFLDYLLYLGPNLESFRYRSRNKDDLRKILRFSPNLKELRFDSCAYQIETEPMPVMKQLVNFTTMDTNLLMLEIEQMFPKLSKMSVRIYDHNGNTRMCEALRHFGPQLDSLRIEVSKNSAASIYQMRFPQLEKIFLSGYVVTINLKGFFSHLANLVEIYIGVPIFDGILEEITKTCKKLQVLSFDVSGLRGSGLASLEQLPQLKSLEIFGDSFNTNVLTQCSKPIDTVLNLDIKDLRLYREKDFISEFLSKIFPNTTNFVLRCDYSCKSLMIPHFPKMQELTITSQFYLDILNKLPGISTLKTLRILDTWNSPKQILADVILSLLRRMPALRFVELNEDLRFRMSKDLVCLIRQEFPQCVIQWTKTPHYFFNKF comes from the coding sequence ATGGATCAGCAATTGTCTTTGGAGCAGTTGTCCCTGAAAGAATTGAACATCGATTCAAAAGGGCTGCACATCAATCAGTTCCCGAACGAAATCCTGGACCAAATCTTCACCTTTTTAAATCTGGTGGATCGCAAGTCGGTTTCCCGGGTTTGTCTCCGCTGGAGTAAGCTCGCATTTGCGCCACACTTCATGCAGGGTGTGGTGCTTCGCCCTAATGGTCGTGTAGCaaacagatattttgaaaaggtGATAAAGCAAAGTGAACGAGTGTATAAGAACATCGATGGCACTGAACTTTTGTTTCTGGATTATTTATTATATCTAGGGCCAAATTTAGAAAGTTTTCGGTACCGCAGTCGTAACAAAGATGATTTGAGGAAGATtcttcgcttttccccaaaccTGAAGGAGCTGCGCTTTGATTCGTGTGCGTACCAAATAGAAACTGAACCAATGCCGGTGATGAAACAGTTAGTGAACTTTACTACAATGGATACAAACTTATTAATGCTAGAAATCGAGCAGATGTTTCCCAAACTATCAAAAATGAGTGTCAGAATTTACGACCATAATGGAAATACCCGGATGTGTGAGGCGTTACGTCATTTTGGTCCGCAGTTGGATAGTTTGCGTATAGAAGTATCAAAAAATTCCGCTGCGAGTATATATCAGATGCGTTTTCCACAGTTGGAAAAGATTTTCTTGTCTGGTTATGTGGTAaccataaacttgaaaggattTTTCAGTCATCTCGCcaatttagtcgaaatttatattgGTGTTCCCATTTTTGATGGCATCCTTGAAGAAATAACGAAAACGTGCAAAAAGTTGCAAGTATTAAGCTTTGACGTGAGCGGTCTTCGAGGTTCTGGTTTAGCTTCCCTTGAGCAACTGCCACAATTAAAATCCCTTGAGATTTTTGGAGATTCGTTTAATACAAATGTGCTGACGCAGTGCTCCAAACCCATCGACACTGTTCTAAACCTGGATATTAAAGACTTACGGCTGTACAGGGAAAAGGATTTTATATctgaatttttatcgaaaattttcccGAATACGACAAACTTCGTACTTCGATGTGATTATTCGTGTAAGTCATTAATGATCCCGCATTTTCCCAAGATGCAGGAGCTGACGATAACAAGTCAATTTTACTTAGACATCTTAAATAAACTTCCGGGAATTTCGACGCTTAAAACGTTGCGTATTTTGGATACATGGAACAGCCCCAAACAAATACTGGCCGATGTGATCCTGTCATTGCTGCGAAGAATGCCGGCGCTGCGTTTTGTGGAGTTGAACGAGGACTTGCGTTTTCGAATGTCAAAGGACCTGGTTTGTCTGATCCGACAGGAGTTTCCCCAGTGCGTGATACAGTGGACCAAAACTccgcattattttttcaataaattctag